TACAGGCTGGGGAAGGCACTACAGGAGCACTGCCCATGACATGCACAGAGTGCATCCCTGGGCGCGCCTGTTTCGCAGCGGCGACATTATCGGCACAGTGGTTTGCTCTGAAGACAATACCATCCCAGCAGAAGGGGCACAGGTCTTCATTCCAGGGGCATCGTTTGTCGCCATCACTGATGCAGACGGCACGTTTAGAATCTACAACGTCCCTAGGGGAACTTATGACATTGCCGTAGAATTTACAGAGGGCGTGGGCAGTGGTCAAACTGGAGTAAAGGTATTTCCTCGAAGAGTGACTAGATTGGCAGAGCCGCTGGTGGTGAAATGCGAAACTGAAAATGAAGTAGGCAACGATGTGCCCCAACCTCCAGTGCTAGAATCTATTGTAAAATTGGCTGACGATGGTTCAGCAACTCGGTCTTTTTTTGGCAGTGAAGACAAATACCAACT
Above is a window of Deltaproteobacteria bacterium DNA encoding:
- a CDS encoding carboxypeptidase-like regulatory domain-containing protein; this encodes MKKHLLGLLACAVLLLFFAASVSAGWWHTGWGRHYRSTAHDMHRVHPWARLFRSGDIIGTVVCSEDNTIPAEGAQVFIPGASFVAITDADGTFRIYNVPRGTYDIAVEFTEGVGSGQTGVKVFPRRVTRLAEPLVVKCETENEVGNDVPQPPVLESIVKLADDGSATRSFFGSEDKYQLTVRAEAGSVVHLFTSGDCADGTDYTQITMPQGSSNVTLTFQVSLASFFSEISLTAENEVGMSECAGPYQLSEALLTE